DNA from SAR86 cluster bacterium:
AAATCCCTGATTTATTAGATTGTTTTCAGCTATATCTTCTTGTCTTGGTTTTGCAAAAATAACAAACCAATGAGAAGTGTCTTTAGTTTTCGTCACTTATATTCAGCCCCTTTAAATAAGCTAACATAGAAAAAATACTTAAAATAGAAGTGATCCAAAGAAGAAAAATTCCTATTTCTTTTAGTGTGCTTTCAATTCCAAGAGTAAAGAAAAGAATGGAAGTGGAAACCATTTGAAAACCAGTTTTAATTTTACCTAACTTATTTACTTTTAAACGGTTACTTAAATTAAGCCTCGCAAGATACTCTCTGATGGAACTTATAACTAACTCTCTTGAAATAATTATAATTACTGGGAGTAGGATATTAAATTCATTATGCGCACTAGCAAGCCAAATAAGACAACATGTAATTAGAAGTTTATCTGCTAATAAATCTAACAAGCCTCCTAATCTAGAAGTTAAGCTTAGCTTTCTAGCTAAATAACCATCAAGATAATCACTGAGGCTTGCTAATAAGAATAAAAAAGTAGCCATATAATTTGCGTATATCCAATTCAAACTACTTATATAAATTATGATAGGTATCACAAGGATCCTAAATATGGATAATGTATTTGGGATTCTACTTAAAGACATATTATTTTTTAAATGTATTATAGATATTAAGAGCTATTTCTTCCCCTATATTTGGAACTTCTCCTAATTCTGAAGGTGAAGCATTTTTAATCCTTTCAATACTTCCAAAATATCTTAAAAGGGCATTCTTCCTAGATAAACCAATCCCTCCTATTAATTCTAAAGATGAATACTTAAGTCCCTTTTTCCTCTTTAGTCTTATATTCTCAACGGCAAATCTATGTGCCTCATCCCTGATGCTCTGAAGGAACTTATGGACTTTAGAAGAGCTATTTACCAATATAGGCGACTTATTTTGAATATGCAAAATATCATTTTCTGCTTTTCTATTTTTACCTTTAGATATACCTAATGTAACAATTGAACTCAAAGACATGGAATTTAGAATAGTCTTGACAGCATTCAGTTGAGCTTTACCTCCATCTACAATTATTAAGTCTGGATTTAATAAATTACTATTTTTATTCTTAAATCTTCTCCTCACCAACTCTTTCATAGAAGCTATATCATTTCCTCCTAACGACTTAGAAATATTATATAACCTATAATCTGATTTTATTTTCCCCCCTTCCCCAAATACCACACAAGATCCTACAGGAGTATTCCCAGATGAATGACTAATATCATAACATTCAATTCTTGCTATCTTATTTTTTATACCTAATTCCAAAGGAAGTTTATTAAATAAAGGGCCTAAATTAGTTATATTTTTTTGATTAGTTTTATTTAATTTTGTATTACTTTTAGATATCTCTAGTAGCCCTTTATCTTTTTTACCTAATTTGTAAATAACTTCTATTTTCTTTTTATGATGAATGGAAAGAGCTTTTTTTAAAGCTGCTAAATTTTGGGTTTTATGCTCCAAAATTATCTTTGAAGGACAATAATCTAAATTAAGATAATGATGCATCATAAAACCTTCTATGATATCTTCTTCAAAAGAACTATTTTCTTCTATATAAAATGAATGATGAGAAGTTATCCAACCACCTCTGACTTGCGTAACTCCAATATATTTTTTTTTAAGACCTTCAAAAATAACTACAGCATCTCTATCTTCTTTAAAACCAGTAATGCTTTGTTTTCTTTGAATATCCCTTAAAGAATTTATTTGATCTCTGCACAAAGCTGCTTTTTCATACTCTTTTAAATCTGAAGATGCGTCCATTAAGTCATAAAGTTCTTGAATAACTATATTTCCTTTTCCTTCTAATAGCTGAGTCGCTAATTGAACTGAAGATCTATAATCATCTCTTGAAATTCTATTATCACAAGGTGCAGAACATCTGCCTATCTCATATTGCAAACATGGACGAGATCTAGTGTTAAAAAAGTTATCTGAGCAATTCCTTAATTTAAAAGTTTTTTGGATCAATAAGAGTGATTCTCTAACTGATGACCTGCTTGGAAAAGGTCCATATAAAGTATCATCTTTATTTTTCTTACCCAAATAGTAATTTGCAGAAGGATAATCCTTCTTCAATTCCAGTTTTATCCAAGGATAGCCCTTATCATCCTTAAATTGTACATTAAACTTAGGCTTATTAGTTCTAATTAAATGTTGTTCTAGAATGAGAGCTTCTTCTTCAGAGTTAGTTATTGCTAGATCTAAATACTTAACTTCAGACATCAGAGCTGATAATTTCTTATTAGCTTCTAAGTCTTTTCTCAAAAAATAAGAACTCACTCTATTTTTAATATTTTTTGCTTTGCCTATGTATATTTGGACCTTAGATTTGTTTAAGAACTTATAAACTCCAGGATTAGAAGGCAAAGATTTAAGATCTTTAGAGAAGTCTTGATCTAATTTAATTATCTTCATGAAATAAGTAAGAAGGTTAAACTGCCAAATACTACTTTTTTGATTCTGAAAACATTCTTTTACTAAAATATTTATGCATTAAGTCTGGATCAGATCTAGATCTTTTAAGTAAATGTTTTCCAAGTTCTACTCCCCATTGATCAAAAGAATTTATACCATAAATAATACCTTCTACAAAAACTTTATGTTCATAACAAGCTAGTAAAAATCCTAAGCATTTTGGACTCAAATCGTTAAGCTGTATAAGTGAAGTAGGATTATTTCCTTCAATAGACCTATACTTTAAGTCTTCATCGTTTTCTCCAATAGTTAATGCAGTTATTTGAGCTAAAAGCATTTTGTAAGAATCTGATATTCCCTTTTCTTCTTTTATCCCAATAAAATCACAAGCGGAATAACCTTTTCCTTGAAGTAGCCATTGGAAAACAGAATGTTGGGCATCAGGACCGTACCCTCCCCATATCAAAGGGCAAGTAGAGAAATCTATTTTATTATTATCAAAATTATATGTTTTACCATTACTTTCCATGCCCATTTGAGCAAGATACTTAGTCAAAGATCTAATCTTATAATCATAAGAAAAAATACCCAGATTATTAATATTCAAACAATTTAAGTTCCAAACACTAAAAAGGGCCATTAAAACTGGGATATTACTATCCCAAGGGCTATTTCTGAAATGCTCGTCTGCTTCATAAGCTCCTTCTAAGAACTCTTTGTATTTAGTCCAACCCATATCTACTATTGCTGGCAAACTTATAGAAGACCAAATAGAATATCTCCCTCCTATCGAGTCTAATACCTCAAATTGGTTTACATCTTTAATTCCAAATTCTTGCATTGCTTCTTTATTAGAAGATATACCTAATATCTGATCCCAACAGAGTTCTCCTAAAGAATTTTTTAACCAATCTTTTGCCTTATTTGCATTTTGCAATACTTCAGGTGTTTTGAATGATTTAGAAGAAATAACAACTATAGTTCTTGAGGGATTTAGTTTAGACATGACCTCCTCTAGTTCAATAAAATCATAACTTGAGCAGTAATAAACTTTAATTTCAGAATAAGCATTACCGTAAACTTCTGAAAGTAATTCAGGACCTAAACGTGATCCACCTATACTAATTGATATAACTGCATCAATATTGCCTTCTGAAACTTCTTTTAGACTGTTTATAAAATCTCTTAATTTTTGCCTTTGGTTAGATATTTCTTTTGACTCAGCTGTATTATTAGAAATACTTATATCTCGATATAGCATATGCGAGACTGGCCTATCTTCCGTCAGGTTTTTAAAATCTCCCTTGGAAATATCTAGAATAGCTTTTTTAAGATTTATCTTTTCTGGAATCTCTAACAGCTTATCTAAAGACTTTTTAGTAATCCTTTGCTTAGAATAATCATAGGCAAAGAAAGGTAATTCTACTTTAAAATTTAAGAGCCTTTCATGACTTAGAAGATCTTTTATGCCTTCTGGGGGAGCAGAAAGAGCATAATCTTTGATAGATCTTAATATTTTTAGATTAATGTTTTCTTGAGTCACTTTTAGTATTAATTTAATTCTTCAACTATCGACTCAAGGGTAGCTATTGGATTCTTACTTCTTGTAATTGATCTTCCTATAACTAAATAGTCAGCTCCATTGCGTGCCGCCTCTAATGGAGTAGCTATCCTACTCTGATCATGGCTTTCATCAGATGGAATTCTGATTCCGGGAGAAATAACTAAAAAATCTTTTCCAAATTCTTTTTTTATTTTTTTTATTTCTCTCGGAGAACAGACCACTCCGTCCAAGCCGCTAAGCTTAACTAAATTAGCTAATGACATTACTCTTTCATCTACACTTTTTATACCTAATTGATTTGCATCTTCATGAGAAAAACTGGTTAAAAGTGTTACTCCAATTAAAATAGGAACTTCACCTTTAGCATTCCTTAAAGCTTCTTTAGCTGAAATCATCATTTGAGTTCCTCCTGATGCATGAACATTTAACATCCAAACTCCCATCTGAATAGCAGATCTTACTGATCCATAAACAGTATTCGGTATATCATAAAATTTTAAATCTAAAAAAATGTCAAAACCTAAAGACTTTAATTTCTCTATGATAACGGGTCCAGAAGATGTAAAAAGCTGGCTTCCAACTTTAAGATTACACAAAGAAGGATCTAAACCGCTAGCAAAATGCATAGCTTCATTTTGAGTTTCAAAATCTAGAGCAATAATTATTTTCTTTTTGCTCATTCTACTTCCTTATTTCGACCAATCTTCAACAATAATTCTATTAAGAAAGTTATTCCAGATCCTAATAAAAAGGCATACAAAATAA
Protein-coding regions in this window:
- the pyrF gene encoding orotidine-5'-phosphate decarboxylase; this translates as MSKKKIIIALDFETQNEAMHFASGLDPSLCNLKVGSQLFTSSGPVIIEKLKSLGFDIFLDLKFYDIPNTVYGSVRSAIQMGVWMLNVHASGGTQMMISAKEALRNAKGEVPILIGVTLLTSFSHEDANQLGIKSVDERVMSLANLVKLSGLDGVVCSPREIKKIKKEFGKDFLVISPGIRIPSDESHDQSRIATPLEAARNGADYLVIGRSITRSKNPIATLESIVEELN
- the uvrC gene encoding excinuclease ABC subunit UvrC, which translates into the protein MKIIKLDQDFSKDLKSLPSNPGVYKFLNKSKVQIYIGKAKNIKNRVSSYFLRKDLEANKKLSALMSEVKYLDLAITNSEEEALILEQHLIRTNKPKFNVQFKDDKGYPWIKLELKKDYPSANYYLGKKNKDDTLYGPFPSRSSVRESLLLIQKTFKLRNCSDNFFNTRSRPCLQYEIGRCSAPCDNRISRDDYRSSVQLATQLLEGKGNIVIQELYDLMDASSDLKEYEKAALCRDQINSLRDIQRKQSITGFKEDRDAVVIFEGLKKKYIGVTQVRGGWITSHHSFYIEENSSFEEDIIEGFMMHHYLNLDYCPSKIILEHKTQNLAALKKALSIHHKKKIEVIYKLGKKDKGLLEISKSNTKLNKTNQKNITNLGPLFNKLPLELGIKNKIARIECYDISHSSGNTPVGSCVVFGEGGKIKSDYRLYNISKSLGGNDIASMKELVRRRFKNKNSNLLNPDLIIVDGGKAQLNAVKTILNSMSLSSIVTLGISKGKNRKAENDILHIQNKSPILVNSSSKVHKFLQSIRDEAHRFAVENIRLKRKKGLKYSSLELIGGIGLSRKNALLRYFGSIERIKNASPSELGEVPNIGEEIALNIYNTFKK
- the pgsA gene encoding CDP-diacylglycerol--glycerol-3-phosphate 3-phosphatidyltransferase, yielding MSLSRIPNTLSIFRILVIPIIIYISSLNWIYANYMATFLFLLASLSDYLDGYLARKLSLTSRLGGLLDLLADKLLITCCLIWLASAHNEFNILLPVIIIISRELVISSIREYLARLNLSNRLKVNKLGKIKTGFQMVSTSILFFTLGIESTLKEIGIFLLWITSILSIFSMLAYLKGLNISDEN